In Candidatus Methylomirabilota bacterium, one DNA window encodes the following:
- a CDS encoding cytochrome c oxidase subunit 3, translating to MADAHAAAHDPNIGITGLDNRKLGMWAFLGSECMFFGSLIGTYLSYKGKSISGPGPHEILNIPLTSVSAFVLLMSSLLMVLALAAVQRNDMTWAKIWLFMTALFGSGFVGFQCFEFTHFVHLGLTLHTNLFGTTFFVLTGFHGAHVTGGVIWLLSLWVLALRGKLGPQDSLKVEMCGLYWHFVDIVWIAIFTLVYLIP from the coding sequence ATGGCCGACGCCCACGCGGCCGCCCACGATCCGAACATCGGCATCACGGGGCTCGACAACCGCAAGCTCGGGATGTGGGCCTTCCTGGGCTCCGAATGCATGTTCTTCGGCTCGCTGATCGGCACCTACCTCTCGTACAAGGGCAAGAGCATCAGCGGGCCCGGGCCGCACGAGATCCTGAACATCCCCCTCACCTCGGTGAGCGCCTTCGTGCTCCTGATGTCCTCGCTCCTCATGGTGCTGGCCCTGGCCGCCGTCCAGCGCAACGACATGACGTGGGCCAAGATCTGGCTCTTCATGACGGCGCTGTTCGGCTCGGGGTTCGTGGGCTTCCAGTGCTTCGAGTTCACCCACTTCGTCCACCTGGGCCTGACCCTGCACACCAATCTCTTTGGCACGACGTTCTTCGTGCTCACGGGCTTTCACGGCGCCCACGTCACCGGCGGCGTGATCTGGCTCCTGTCTCTCTGGGTCCTGGCCTTGCGCGGCAAGCTGGGGCCGCAGGACTCGCTCAAGGTCGAGATGTGCGGCCTGTACTGGCACTTCGTGGACATCGTGTGGATCGCCATCTTCACCCTT